Below is a genomic region from Candidatus Zixiibacteriota bacterium.
GGTGTCCGTTACCACATTATCCGCGGCACTATGGATGCCTCTGGCGTCGGCGACAGAACTCAGGGCCGTTCCAAATACGGAACCAAAAAGCCCAAGAAATAAAGATGGTAGGTTGATTTAATGCCCAGAAAGAATACTCCGCCCAAGAGAGAACTGATTCCTGATACCAGGTACGGCGACCGTCTGATTTCGCAATTTATCGGCGCTATGATGGAGCGCGGCGAAAAATCGATTGCCGAGAAGATTATCTACTCCGCCCTGGACAGCGCCGAAAAGAAAACCGGCCAGCCGGGAATCGATGTTTTCCATAAAGCCATCAATAACGTCAAGCCGGTACTGGAAGTTAAATCCCGCCGCGTCGGCGGCGCTACCTATCAGGTGCCGGTGGAAGTTCGGGCGGACCGCCGCG
It encodes:
- the rpsG gene encoding 30S ribosomal protein S7, whose amino-acid sequence is MPRKNTPPKRELIPDTRYGDRLISQFIGAMMERGEKSIAEKIIYSALDSAEKKTGQPGIDVFHKAINNVKPVLEVKSRRVGGATYQVPVEVRADRRVALAIRWLISYSRARGEHTMAEKLAGELIAAANNEGASIKKKEDTHKMAEANKAFAHFRW